Proteins found in one Mucilaginibacter gracilis genomic segment:
- a CDS encoding HigA family addiction module antitoxin, protein MSSNIKIERELLTKPGDTILETIEYLKMSQAELAERMGKTPGKINDLISGKAPITVNTAMQLEKVLGIDMQFWLNREMYYREKLARIEQEEFLEQCLDWLKEQPIKELQKYGYLKTRNVGTEMVEECLQFYGVVSPVEWENVYIENYAQTSFRKSPSHKTLLSSMAAWLRIAELQLRKQQFPEFKKDSFKVVLQEIKSLVVSQPEDFPTTLQSLCQQAGVAVIFSNSLPKAPISGAARWVGGTPLIQITDRYKTNDHFWFTFYHEAGHILLHGKKDIFIEEFEGVENDTAKEQEANDFARDWLLPDDFLEGIDQQQVDEKAVRRVAREYATHPAIVVGRLQNLNLVPHHFGANLKVKINLDYFIQH, encoded by the coding sequence ATGAGCAGCAATATAAAAATAGAAAGAGAATTGTTAACTAAGCCCGGCGATACCATTTTGGAGACCATCGAGTATCTGAAAATGAGCCAGGCCGAATTGGCTGAACGCATGGGGAAAACGCCTGGAAAGATCAATGACCTGATCTCGGGTAAAGCACCTATTACGGTCAATACCGCTATGCAACTGGAAAAGGTGCTGGGTATTGATATGCAGTTCTGGCTGAACCGGGAAATGTATTACCGTGAAAAGTTGGCGAGAATTGAACAGGAAGAATTTTTAGAGCAATGCCTGGACTGGCTGAAAGAACAGCCGATTAAAGAGTTACAAAAATACGGGTATCTGAAAACCAGAAATGTAGGAACGGAGATGGTCGAGGAGTGCCTGCAATTTTACGGTGTTGTCTCCCCTGTTGAATGGGAGAATGTATATATCGAAAATTACGCACAAACCAGTTTTAGGAAAAGCCCCAGTCACAAAACTTTATTGAGCAGTATGGCCGCCTGGTTAAGAATCGCGGAACTGCAATTAAGGAAACAACAGTTCCCTGAATTTAAAAAGGATAGTTTCAAGGTTGTGCTGCAGGAGATCAAAAGTTTAGTGGTATCCCAGCCGGAAGACTTCCCGACGACCCTGCAATCCTTGTGTCAGCAAGCGGGTGTCGCGGTCATTTTTTCCAATAGTCTGCCCAAAGCCCCCATTAGCGGTGCGGCGCGCTGGGTCGGTGGTACACCTTTAATTCAGATCACTGATCGCTACAAGACCAATGATCATTTTTGGTTTACGTTTTATCATGAAGCCGGGCATATCCTGCTTCATGGGAAAAAGGACATTTTCATTGAAGAATTCGAAGGTGTCGAAAATGACACTGCAAAAGAACAGGAAGCTAATGATTTTGCCCGAGACTGGTTACTCCCGGATGACTTTTTGGAAGGGATCGATCAACAGCAGGTGGACGAAAAAGCGGTGCGGCGAGTTGCTCGCGAGTATGCGACGCATCCGGCTATTGTTGTCGGCCGTTTGCAAAACCTGAATTTGGTTCCCCATCATTTCGGAGCTAATCTAAAAGTAAAGATCAACCTCGATTATTTCATCCAACATTAG
- a CDS encoding type II toxin-antitoxin system RelE/ParE family toxin — MNISYRSNKIRKKLSSAAEIKKAYGTMAKKVQQRLDDIEASPNLKVLMQIPAANCHPLSGDMQGEWALDISGNHRLVFDINHEPVPQKETGGVDTLEVTDIRIIDTTDYH; from the coding sequence ATGAACATCAGTTACCGTTCAAATAAAATAAGGAAAAAGCTAAGTTCTGCGGCCGAGATAAAAAAGGCCTATGGGACGATGGCTAAAAAAGTACAGCAGCGATTGGATGATATTGAAGCATCCCCCAATCTGAAAGTACTGATGCAGATCCCTGCGGCAAACTGTCACCCGCTGTCAGGTGATATGCAAGGCGAATGGGCTTTGGACATTTCAGGGAATCACCGGTTGGTATTTGATATCAACCATGAGCCGGTTCCGCAAAAGGAAACGGGTGGCGTTGATACCCTGGAAGTGACTGATATCAGGATTATAGATACCACAGATTACCATTAA